One genomic region from Rosa rugosa chromosome 1, drRosRugo1.1, whole genome shotgun sequence encodes:
- the LOC133738251 gene encoding vegetative cell wall protein gp1-like: MKACIVFIAILLALLLIIQTITEAKHLQNEEEDNVAEEKRSRRSRSRSRSTGRGSNGGSRSRTRSNCDPLFQYLFGTCGQWPFPTNPSPNNPFAPTPRPSPRPPRVPPTPIRPFPPVIPSPPPVVPSPPPLPPPIPPPPSAPPPSSPPPSAPPPSLPPPSPSPPPPSPPPPPLVPSPPPPSPPPPEFLPPPIPIIYPPPPDEDIQPPTLPWLSPPDTFPDTPPTIPAPPLVPDIDLPPPALPDLPPSGDQSSTPATPLVPIFTPPLPEDEPTPTLPPTVALPPPIPIPDQPSPIFTFPPPIPVDQPSPILLPPQDPFPFNTPPILPFPTTPDTGNSGGGVIDQPPSFDPLPQTPVFLPPPIPEIPQNPQQPPVVLPFESSPPAPDISFNEPLQQPLEPTLP; the protein is encoded by the coding sequence ATGAAAGCATGCATAGTATTCATTGCTATTCTCTTAGCTCTGCTTCTGATCATCCAAACAATCACAGAAGCTAAACACCTGCAAAATGAGGAAGAAGATAATGtagcagaagaaaaaagaagcaggagaagcagaagcagaagcagaagcacaGGAAGAGGCAGCAATGGTGGATCAAGGTCAAGAACAAGATCAAACTGTGATCCATTATTCCAGTACCTATTTGGAACCTGTGGCCAATGGCCTTTCCCTACCAACCCTTCCCCAAACAACCCTTTTGCCCCAACACCAAGACCCTCTCCTCGGCCGCCGCGAGTTCCACCTACTCCTATACGCCCCTTCCCACCCGTAATCCCATCCCCACCGCCAGTAGTACCATCTCCACCACCTTTGCCGCCACCAATTCCTCCACCCCCTTCAGCACCGCCACCATCCTCACCTCCACCATCAGCACCACCTCCATCATTGCCACCACCTTCTCCCTCACCGCCACCGCCTTCTCCACCTCCACCGCCTTTGGTTCCATCGCCACCTCCGccgtctccaccaccaccagaaTTCCTGCCCCCACCAATACCAATCATCTATCCACCACCACCAGATGAAGACATACAACCACCCACACTTCCGTGGCTGTCACCCCCTGACACCTTCCCCGATACACCACCAACCATTCCAGCTCCACCACtagtaccagatattgaccttCCTCCACCCGCATTACCAGACCTGCCACCATCTGGTGATCAGTCTAGCACTCCAGCAACACCACTGGTTCCAATTTTCACTCCACCACTGCCTGAAGATGAGCCTACTCCAACCTTACCACCCACAGTTGCATTACCACCACCGATACCTATACCTGATCAGCCTTCTCCAATATTTACATTCCCACCACCAATACCTGTTGATCAGCCTTCTCCAATATTACTACCACCGCAAGATCCATTTCCGTTTAACACACCACCTATCTTACCCTTTCCAACTACACCAGACACCGGTAATAGTGGTGGTGGTGTGATTGATCAGCCACCCTCTTTTGATCCACTACCACAAACACCAGTCTTTCTGCCACCTCCAATTCCTGAAATTCCCCAAAATCCACAGCAACCACCAGTAGTACTTCCATTTGAGTCTAGTCCGCCAGCACCAGATATAAGCTTTAATGAGCCATTGCAGCAGCCATTGGAGCCCACACTGCCTTAA